Below is a window of Deinococcus seoulensis DNA.
GGCTTGCGCCGCAGGTACAGGGAGTCAGGCGGGGTGGTGGGCAACCTGAATGGCGCGGCGCGGCGGCCAGCACGGCATCCAGGCCGTCCCCGGGACTTACTTGGCGACCTGACTGAAGTCGAGTTCGACCGGCGTTTCACGGCCGAAGATGCTGACCAGCACCTTGACCTTGGCCTGCGGAAGGTTGACCTCGCTGATGACGCCGCTGAAGTCCGCGAACGGACCGCCCGTGACGCGCACCATGTCGCCCGCCTTGAAGTCCACCTTCACGCGCGGCGCTTCCTCGACCACCGGTTGCGCCGCCACGCCGACCGAGGCCAGCAGACGCTGCACTTCCTCGGGCGAGAGGGGCACGGGCCGGGTGGACGTACCGACGAAGCCGGTCACGCCGTTCGTGCCGCGCACCACTTCCCAGGACTCGCCCAGCTCGCCGGGCGCGTCGTCGTCCTCGATGTCCATCTGCACGAACACGTAGCCGGGGAACAGCTTGCGTTTCACGGTTTCTTTCTTGCCACCGTCACGGAGTTCCACGGCTTCCTCGGTGGGTTGAAGCACCTGGAAGATCTTCGTGCCGCGCATGCCGAGCTTGCCGGCGCGGTCCATCAGGTGCTGCTCCACGCGGTCTTCCTGACCCACGTAGGTATGCACGGCGTACCATTCAATACCCATCAAAGCACCGCCCGAATCAGGTTGCTGAACAGCAGGTCAAGCGCGTAC
It encodes the following:
- the nusG gene encoding transcription termination/antitermination protein NusG, which translates into the protein MGIEWYAVHTYVGQEDRVEQHLMDRAGKLGMRGTKIFQVLQPTEEAVELRDGGKKETVKRKLFPGYVFVQMDIEDDDAPGELGESWEVVRGTNGVTGFVGTSTRPVPLSPEEVQRLLASVGVAAQPVVEEAPRVKVDFKAGDMVRVTGGPFADFSGVISEVNLPQAKVKVLVSIFGRETPVELDFSQVAK